One window of the Alphaproteobacteria bacterium genome contains the following:
- a CDS encoding DnaJ C-terminal domain-containing protein: MAIRDPYEVLGVKKDASEEDIRNAYRALAKSYHPDLNPGDAGAESRFKDVQGAYDIVGDPKTRAKFDKGEIDASGQERPQRQYYRDFADGGGPGARHYTFRDGQNPEDFEDLNDFFAHAFGDRASRGGATPGRDVRYELTVDFLDAINGTKKRVTMPDGKALDISIPLGATDGQVLRLRGKGLPGIGGGHPGDALVALRVAPHRLFRRDGNDIHVDLPITLGEAVLGAKVDVPTPTGSVVLTIPANSNTGKVLRLRGKGVPNRRGDGHGDLYVALRVILPEKADPDLKAFIETWTREHPYEVRQSMERAR, translated from the coding sequence ATGGCAATCCGGGACCCCTATGAAGTATTGGGCGTAAAGAAGGACGCGAGCGAAGAGGACATTCGCAATGCCTATCGCGCCCTTGCGAAAAGCTATCACCCCGACCTCAATCCGGGGGATGCCGGTGCGGAGAGCCGATTCAAGGACGTGCAAGGGGCCTACGACATTGTGGGCGACCCGAAAACCCGCGCCAAGTTCGACAAAGGCGAAATCGACGCCAGCGGGCAGGAACGCCCGCAGCGGCAGTACTACCGCGACTTTGCCGATGGTGGCGGTCCGGGCGCTCGCCACTACACGTTCCGCGACGGACAAAACCCGGAGGACTTCGAGGATCTGAACGATTTCTTCGCCCATGCCTTCGGCGATCGCGCCTCACGCGGCGGTGCCACACCCGGACGTGACGTTCGCTATGAACTGACCGTCGATTTCCTCGACGCGATCAACGGCACGAAAAAACGTGTAACCATGCCCGACGGCAAGGCCCTCGATATCTCGATTCCGCTAGGTGCGACCGACGGGCAGGTTCTGCGATTACGCGGCAAAGGCCTCCCCGGCATTGGCGGCGGGCATCCCGGCGATGCATTGGTGGCGTTGCGAGTCGCACCCCACCGGTTGTTTCGACGCGACGGCAACGACATCCACGTCGATCTTCCGATTACCCTCGGAGAGGCCGTGCTGGGCGCGAAGGTCGACGTTCCGACACCTACCGGTTCGGTCGTTCTGACAATCCCAGCCAACAGCAATACGGGCAAGGTTCTACGGCTTCGCGGCAAGGGCGTGCCCAACCGCCGCGGCGACGGGCATGGCGACCTTTACGTCGCGCTACGGGTCATCCTGCCCGAAAAGGCAGACCCGGACCTGAAGGCATTCATAGAGACGTGGACGCGCGAACATCCCTACGAAGTCCGGCAATCGATGGAGCGGGCGCGATGA
- a CDS encoding chaperone modulator CbpM, protein MNENDLLAAIFDLRRHDLEVWCARGWVKPAASGGATEYRAVDVARVQLICEMRRDLAVNDDGIAVALGLMDQLYEARARLHALGEAVMRQPDDVRTQIEASVRKTLGG, encoded by the coding sequence ATGAACGAGAATGACCTTCTGGCCGCGATTTTTGACTTGCGGCGGCACGACCTTGAGGTGTGGTGCGCGCGTGGCTGGGTTAAACCGGCGGCAAGCGGTGGAGCAACGGAGTATCGAGCCGTCGATGTTGCGCGCGTTCAGTTGATTTGTGAAATGCGCCGCGACTTGGCCGTCAATGACGATGGCATTGCCGTCGCGCTCGGCCTCATGGACCAGCTCTATGAGGCGCGTGCCCGCCTTCATGCGTTGGGCGAGGCTGTTATGCGCCAGCCCGACGACGTGCGAACTCAAATCGAAGCGTCGGTGCGAAAAACCTTGGGGGGATAG
- a CDS encoding protein-methionine-sulfoxide reductase heme-binding subunit MsrQ, translated as MIPWNDRSGQFSAFKLAVLVAAVAPGLYVGGALATGMLGAKPIEAATHETGLWTIRFLAITLAITPLRRVAEWRRLIHVRRMLGVATFCYAFAHLLLYVADQKFNLGRVASEIAARFYLTIGFVGVSGLAVLAATSTDGAIRALGKKWTHLHRAVYVIAAIGLAHFFIQSKIDVSEATVMAGIFGLLMVYRLAKRLGIKLTPLSLSLIAVSVACLTAGLEVAWYAAATGVDPIRILQANLDFSFMIRPTWWVLAVGLIFVLASLSTGIEWPRLRRTSTEAAR; from the coding sequence ATGATTCCTTGGAACGACAGAAGCGGACAGTTTTCGGCCTTCAAACTGGCGGTGCTGGTTGCCGCCGTTGCACCGGGCCTCTATGTCGGCGGCGCTCTTGCAACCGGAATGCTGGGGGCAAAACCGATCGAAGCGGCGACCCATGAGACCGGCCTTTGGACCATCCGGTTCTTGGCGATCACGCTGGCGATCACGCCACTTCGCCGCGTAGCCGAGTGGCGGCGCCTGATTCATGTCCGCCGCATGCTGGGTGTCGCGACATTCTGCTACGCGTTCGCCCATCTCCTGCTGTATGTCGCCGACCAAAAGTTCAATCTTGGCCGCGTCGCCAGCGAAATCGCCGCCCGTTTTTACCTGACGATCGGATTTGTCGGCGTCTCGGGGCTAGCCGTTCTTGCTGCGACCTCGACGGATGGCGCCATTCGCGCGCTCGGCAAAAAATGGACCCACCTTCATCGCGCCGTCTACGTCATCGCGGCGATCGGACTGGCCCATTTTTTCATCCAGTCGAAGATCGACGTGAGCGAAGCCACGGTGATGGCTGGTATCTTCGGCCTTCTGATGGTCTATCGGTTGGCAAAACGCCTCGGGATAAAGCTCACGCCGCTGTCGCTGTCGCTCATCGCTGTTAGCGTCGCTTGCCTGACAGCCGGCCTCGAGGTCGCCTGGTATGCCGCCGCGACCGGCGTCGATCCCATCCGAATCCTGCAAGCCAACCTCGACTTCTCCTTTATGATCCGCCCGACTTGGTGGGTGTTGGCGGTCGGCCTAATCTTTGTGCTGGCGTCGCTCAGCACCGGTATCGAATGGCCGCGATTGCGCCGGACTTCGACAGAGGCTGCGCGTTGA